One genomic window of Chelonia mydas isolate rCheMyd1 chromosome 27, rCheMyd1.pri.v2, whole genome shotgun sequence includes the following:
- the CDK5R1 gene encoding cyclin-dependent kinase 5 activator 1: MGTVLSLSPSYRKAPLCEDGAAGLGPYSAAPGGRSAKERGLRRHPILAALPWKRIAAVSAKKKKHSQKVQPGGCPSSVAHLNSENLKKSLSCANLAGFAPPAAPPAAPPLSAAKSAAPAGRKAPPNPGAAGTPRRVIVQASTGELLRCLGDFLCRRCYRLKHLSPTDPVLWLRSVDRALLLQGWQDQGFITPANVVFLYMLCRDVIAAEVATDHDLQASLLTCLYLSYSYMGNEISYPLKPFLVESCKEAFWDRCLSIINLMSPKMLQINADPHYFTQVFADLKNECSQEEKSRLLIGLDR; this comes from the coding sequence ATGGGCACGGTGCTGTCGCTGTCCCCGAGCTACCGCAAGGCGCCGCTGTGCGAGGACGGCGCGGCCGGGCTGGGGCCCTACAGCGCGGCGCCCGGCGGCCGGAGCGCCAAGGAGCGCGGCCTGCGGCGCCACCCGATCCTGGCCGCGCTGCCCTGGAAGCGCATCGCCGCCGTCTCGGCCAAGAAGAAGAAGCACTCGCAGAAGGTGCAGCCCGGCGGCTGCCCGAGCAGCGTCGCCCACCTCAACAGCGAGAACCTGAAGAAGTCGCTGTCCTGCGCCAACCTCGCCGGCTTCGCGCCGCCCGCGGCCCCGCCCGCGGCCCCGCCGCTCTCCGCGGCCAAGAGCGCAGCGCCCGCCGGGCGCAAGGCGCCGCCCAACCCCGGCGCCGCCGGCACCCCGCGGCGGGTCATCGTCCAGGCCTCCACCGGCGAGCTGCTGCGCTGCCTGGGCGACTTCCTCTGCCGCCGCTGCTACCGCCTGAAGCACCTGTCGCCCACGGACCCCGTGCTGTGGCTGCGCAGCGTGGACCGGGCGCTgctcctgcagggctggcaggacCAGGGCTTCATCACCCCGGCCAACGTGGTCTTCCTCTACATGCTGTGCAGGGACGTCATCGCCGCCGAGGTGGCCACCGACCACGACCTGCAGGCCAGCTTGCTGACCTGCCTGTACCTCTCCTACTCCTACATGGGCAACGAGATCTCCTACCCGCTCAAGCCCTTCCTGGTGGAGAGCTGCAAGGAGGCCTTTTGGGACCGCTGCCTCTCCATCATCAACCTCATGAGCCCCAAGATGCTGCAGATCAACGCGGACCCGCACTACTTCACCCAGGTGTTTGCTGACCTGAAGAACGAGTGCAGCCAGGAGGAGAAGAGCCGGCTCCTCATCGGGCTGGACCGGTGA